In Tenebrio molitor chromosome 6, icTenMoli1.1, whole genome shotgun sequence, one genomic interval encodes:
- the LOC138132971 gene encoding ecdysteroid-regulated 16 kDa protein-like — translation MLCKVLALLLFAACVCAYEDCGSKDGSIVSVTISNCSNDKKCILKRNTNASIEIGFTTNDDSDVLTAVVHGVVLGVPFPFNLPNPDGCKDSGVSCPISAGQTYNYKTSLPVLASYPRVTVDVKWELQDKDGNDVVCVLIPSQIK, via the exons atgttGTGTAAAGTTCTTGCTTTGTTGCTTTTTGCAGCTTGCGTTTGTGCGTACGAAGACTGTG GTTCAAAGGACGGATCAATTGTATCAGTTACGATATCAAATTGTAGCAACGATAAGAAATGTATACTGAAGAGGAACACGAACGCTAGCATCGAAATCGGCTTTACAACAA ATGACGACTCGGACGTGCTGACCGCCGTCGTGCACGGAGTGGTCCTTGGAGTGCCTTTTCCGTTCAACTTACCCAATCCTGACGGGTGCAAGGATTCCGGCGTGAGTTGTCCGATCAGCGCCGGTCAGACTTACAACTACAAGACCTCGTTGCCCGTCCTGGCGAGTTATCCGAGG GTCACAGTTGATGTCAAGTGGGAGCTGCAGGATAAGGATGGCAACGACG
- the LOC138132523 gene encoding protein transport protein Sec61 subunit gamma → MDQITKFIEPGRQFTKDSIRLVKRCTKPDRREFQKIAIATAIGFCIMGFIGFFVKLIHIPINNIIVGS, encoded by the exons ATGGATCAAATCACTAAATTTATCGAACCTGGCCGCCAGTTCACTAAAGACTCCATAAGATTAGTCAAAAGATGCACAAAACCCGACAGAAGAG aGTTTCAAAAGATTGCCATTGCCACAGCTATCGGGTTCTGTATTATGGGTTTCATAGGTTTCTTTGTCAAACTTATCCACATACCCATCAATAACATCATTGTGGGTTCATAA
- the Atf3 gene encoding activating transcription factor 3 isoform X1 produces MHNLNVNLASTAASAVNINILVDSACTTPRTPEILNSLIAMTNPMDTYSYGNNITRTSTKPPTNMSSDSNSSSSSQLESPTTNPPSVQQTCSQLIKAGLKLSIEQKRKLQSDGEDLLDLDKCKRIKKNECSESEEDKNKQDGMLNWTWCENDDYLKLTPEDEERRRRRRERNKIAATKCRLKKREKTANLVNESETLETQNIELKKQFEELQNQKRTLVEMLTLHRPHCQHNITPATRDSLYRLPPVGSVIDNHSYNRPASVDPSFRPQSMEAYSRPASVGVTNNITYSRPNVNFKTPSIVIQEVNESYQPQLTNLDNPIANSYHYNSQCHNYSNQNYNTTSGMDNGCMA; encoded by the exons ATGCATAATTTAAACGTAAACCTGGCCTCAACGGCCGCCAGCGCTGTCAACATCAACATCTTGGTGGACAGCGCTTGTACCACACCGCGCACTCCAGAAATTCTCAATTCGCTGATAGCCATGACAAACCCGATGGATACATATTCGTACGGGAACAACATCACCAGAACATCCACGAAGCCTCCCACGAACATGTCGAGCGATTCCAACAGCTCCAGCAGTAGTCAGTTGGAATCGCCCACGACCAACCCGCCCAGCGTACAACAAACGTGCTCTCAACTGATCAAGGCTGGACTCAAACTATCGATCGAGCAGAAACGAAAGCTCCAAAGCGACGGAGAGGATCTCCTGGACCTCGACAAGTGCAAACGCATCAAGAAGAACGAATGCAGCGAGTCCGAAGAggacaaaaacaaacaagatgGG aTGCTAAATTGGACGTGGTGCGAAAACGATGATTATTTAAAA TTGACGCCTGAAGACGAGGAGCGGCGCCGTCGCCGCCGCGAACGCAACAAAATCGCGGCGACCAAGTGCCGGCTGAAGAAGCGCGAGAAGACGGCGAACCTCGTCAACGAATCTGAAACGCTAGAAACTCAAAACATCGAACTGAAGAAACAGTTCGAGGAGCTCCAGAACCAGAAGCGCACCTTGGTCGAGATGCTGACCCTCCACCGACCCCATTGCCAGCACAACATCACCCCGGCCACCCGCGACAGTTTGTACCGACTGCCGCCGGTGGGATCGGTGATCGACAACCATTCCTACAACCGACCCGCCTCCGTGGACCCCAGCTTTCGGCCGCAGAGCATGGAGGCCTACAGCCGTCCCGCCAGCGTGGGGGTCACCAACAACATCACCTACAGCCGCCCCAACGTCAACTTCAAGACCCCCAGCATCGTCATCCAGGAGGTGAACGAGTCGTACCAGCCTCAGCTCACCAACCTGGACAACCCCATCGCGAATTCTTACCATTACAACAGCCAGTGTCATAATTACTCCAATCAGAACTACAACACCACGTCTGGGATGGACAATGGATGCATGGCCTAG
- the Atf3 gene encoding activating transcription factor 3 isoform X2: MHNLNVNLASTAASAVNINILVDSACTTPRTPEILNSLIAMTNPMDTYSYGNNITRTSTKPPTNMSSDSNSSSSSQLESPTTNPPSVQQTCSQLIKAGLKLSIEQKRKLQSDGEDLLDLDKCKRIKKNECSESEEDKNKQDGLTPEDEERRRRRRERNKIAATKCRLKKREKTANLVNESETLETQNIELKKQFEELQNQKRTLVEMLTLHRPHCQHNITPATRDSLYRLPPVGSVIDNHSYNRPASVDPSFRPQSMEAYSRPASVGVTNNITYSRPNVNFKTPSIVIQEVNESYQPQLTNLDNPIANSYHYNSQCHNYSNQNYNTTSGMDNGCMA; encoded by the exons ATGCATAATTTAAACGTAAACCTGGCCTCAACGGCCGCCAGCGCTGTCAACATCAACATCTTGGTGGACAGCGCTTGTACCACACCGCGCACTCCAGAAATTCTCAATTCGCTGATAGCCATGACAAACCCGATGGATACATATTCGTACGGGAACAACATCACCAGAACATCCACGAAGCCTCCCACGAACATGTCGAGCGATTCCAACAGCTCCAGCAGTAGTCAGTTGGAATCGCCCACGACCAACCCGCCCAGCGTACAACAAACGTGCTCTCAACTGATCAAGGCTGGACTCAAACTATCGATCGAGCAGAAACGAAAGCTCCAAAGCGACGGAGAGGATCTCCTGGACCTCGACAAGTGCAAACGCATCAAGAAGAACGAATGCAGCGAGTCCGAAGAggacaaaaacaaacaagatgGG TTGACGCCTGAAGACGAGGAGCGGCGCCGTCGCCGCCGCGAACGCAACAAAATCGCGGCGACCAAGTGCCGGCTGAAGAAGCGCGAGAAGACGGCGAACCTCGTCAACGAATCTGAAACGCTAGAAACTCAAAACATCGAACTGAAGAAACAGTTCGAGGAGCTCCAGAACCAGAAGCGCACCTTGGTCGAGATGCTGACCCTCCACCGACCCCATTGCCAGCACAACATCACCCCGGCCACCCGCGACAGTTTGTACCGACTGCCGCCGGTGGGATCGGTGATCGACAACCATTCCTACAACCGACCCGCCTCCGTGGACCCCAGCTTTCGGCCGCAGAGCATGGAGGCCTACAGCCGTCCCGCCAGCGTGGGGGTCACCAACAACATCACCTACAGCCGCCCCAACGTCAACTTCAAGACCCCCAGCATCGTCATCCAGGAGGTGAACGAGTCGTACCAGCCTCAGCTCACCAACCTGGACAACCCCATCGCGAATTCTTACCATTACAACAGCCAGTGTCATAATTACTCCAATCAGAACTACAACACCACGTCTGGGATGGACAATGGATGCATGGCCTAG